The Sebastes umbrosus isolate fSebUmb1 chromosome 1, fSebUmb1.pri, whole genome shotgun sequence genome includes the window tatttggcaggtgctaatttcattctcTGCCTACAACTTTGTTTAGCCCATGTATTTTAGTCTTGTAGCATCATCAGTTTCTCTAAGTGAACTGAAGTTGCAGGGTGAGATTAAAAACAATACATCTATTTATAATGATATCCTAACCACACAGTAAAATTACATAATGGGAACATTAGAAACCGATTGTAAATATGTAATTCAGTTTCTCCTCCAACAATGCAAGTAGTCGGACACGGTAAGCCCTTTTCTAAGTATGAGACAAGGTGGTTTGTCTGTGACCATATCCACATATCACCATCTctaggaggagctgcagcagatcGCCTTATGGCTCAGTGAGGAGGGACTCACTCCTGACGCCCCTAAAGAGGCTCAGCTGTGTTTACTATGGAGTGCCCTCGAGCGCACAAGAAGCTGTCTGAACAGTGTGTCGTGGGACCTGGACACCCAGCGCTCACAACACTTAGCAGAGATGGCAGAGGTAAGTTATCACTGCTGAATTACCAGTGACATCAGAAATTGTCAAGAAGAGCAAGAGTGAGTGAAAATCTGTGTCggccttctgtctgtctgtctgtaaggTACGCAAGTCCTTGGAGCAGATCCGAATCTTTACAGAGCACAAAGACGTTTTGGCTCAGGAGATACAAGATGAGAACGATCAGCTCAAGGACCAGCTGCGACACATAATATCCCTTCAAGGTTGGACAGTTTTACCTGTACACTACCTACCTACACATAAGAATAATCCAACAGCAAGAGCAGTAGTGACAACATTCAAACTTCTGGATCTGCACTATGACAAAGTCTTTTAGTCTTATCATCCAATAGATTATTAGTAGAGATTTTGAGAATATACTGCAGGTATTTTTGTCTCCTACACTGAAgactttcttctctttttccggtataattcacaatttttttttcagtaacacAAGCCATGTTAGCTGTCATATCTCATTGGACAATGTCATTGTTGTAGTTAGCCTCGTCGGCACTATCTCATCCACTGTGTCCCGGATGGTTACATAGAAAAGCTCAGAGAGGCGACTGTGTGCTGCTCTTTAATAGTTtaggttattatagtaaactaaaactgaaactaaaacgaaaataagcagtgacaaatatttttagtaaactatatcctttaagaaaaactaaaactaaactcaAACTAATATTGCTTgggtaaaaactaataaaaataacattaaaattaacataaaatcatttcagttttagatttttttagctataatatatcaccaacgaaaaaaagagacagcatgaatttccatcaactcatgtgacattgaaccacagaaactgaacgaACTTGACCTCCCAGGAGATGGCGCTATGTCGCAATCGCTTCACTAAAGTAGCGCGAAGATTAAACAGCCATTCCTAGACAGTTCTccaaacatgtattttgtacATATATAGTTACATTCTTCTGAAATATTATACCTGGCCCtaaccaaaacaaccaaaaactactgtaaaactaaagctaaatattagagctgtcaatccattaaaatatttactcaCGATAAAGTGATCATGATGGccaatagttaatcacgattaatcgcacattaattacacattttttatcttttcaaaatgtaccttaaaggaagatttgtaaagtatttaatactcttatcaacatgggagtatcaaatatgcttgctttatgtaaatacagtatatgtaaatatatattattggaaatcaattaacaacacaaaacaatgacaaatattgtccagaaaccctcacaggtactgcatttagcataaaacaatatgctaactcaagcccaacaggcaacaacagctgtcagtgtgtcagtgtgctgacttgactatgacttgccccaaactgcatgtgattatcataaagtgggcatgtctgtaaaggggagacttgtgagtaaaatggccatgccagttttcttcctcgccaaaattttggaGTGTTAtgtaacctccttcgtgacgaGCTTGTATggcatgattggtaccaatggattcgttaaattttctagtttcatatgatgccagtatcttctctcttgaaaactgagccagctacgacctaaaaatcgcaagttgcattaatgtgttaaagaaattgtggcgttaaaactataacgtcaacacgttattatcacgttaactttgaaagcccttctaaatatataaaaactaaacctttctgaaaaactgaaactaaaacaaaactagcaaacacactgtgaaaaccaactaaaactaaactaaaatgaaaatcgaaaagtcaaaaataaaatcaaaacaaattgaaaattcaaaactattataattttgttaagcACGAGGCAGCAAGGAATAGGActaaaatgcagaaaatagGGCAGAAAGGAACAGCGCAGAGATTCACTGATAAAATGAAGGTACGTAAGCTTACTGGTATGGGTAGAAAGTCTGAACAGAAGTAACTCAGAGTCCACAGCTAACAGGGATTGGGCAGGGTACAGAGTGTAGGCAGACAGAGTCCGGCTCCAGGTAACAGGATGCATGTTGCACGATTCAGGGGCTGGAACACAACAGCACAACATTGACAATCTGGTGGGGAATGAGTGGAAATGGGCCAGTTACAATTATCAGGTGAATCAGAGAGTCAGGTGAGGGCatctggtggatggatggggaATGGCAGTGCAGAGGTCTGGGGAAGTAGGAATGTGGCTGAAGGGAGGGACAGAAAGGCAGAATGGGCAGAACAGGACTGAGGCAGATGTTGTGATATCAACCAACCAGTTAGTCTTCATGCCTGAAGAACACAAGCCATGTTGGCAAAGCTGACTTAAACTGACTgcctgcacgattatggccaaaatgataatcacgactattttgatcaatattgagatcacaattattcattgattttagtggcaaaatatttgtattgtttatttatatcacatttaaataaacagagcagtgatttcacttccatgctgtgctacattcctgctaattgtacaaatctttgcatcaaattAAGACTGGTCCTTATTCACAGTGTATCTCCTAGAAGCAAAATAATATTGTACCAAAACATTTTACCCCAAATTAGAttaacagagcgctgctttcactttccactaattaacaaatctttgcatcaaaataagactgttCTTTGCCTGAATTAAGTGCTTTTTTCAGTAATATAGAGTATATCACTCTTCTGCTCTGCTGTAGGGTGTGACAGCTGCCCAAAAGTGaggccaaaacatctggatcgcccacTGGTTGCTAGCTGTTactttaggaagcgcttgatttgatgtgcagcagagttttctatgaccAAAACATTTTAGACGTCAATATCACAGTCggtcatgttcatttaatggtgggaagccaaaatcgtgaccacgattaatattcaattgattgtgcagccctaccttCTTGAGACGAGGCTTCAGACACCTCCTAGTCCAGAGATTTTAAAGCATTATAAATCCTACTATGTCACCATTCTCTGTTGTGATAGATTCCCAGATCAGCGAGGTGGCTAAGATGCTGTACCAGCAGGGTCTCACAGAGTTGATCCACAGCAGCCCCAGTGAGCAGGTGGCCTACCTGCTGGTAGAGAGAGCCTCCTTAATGGAGACGAGTGAGGATCCGAACAATCTGACGGGTGACGGAAACACAGCCAGGCCGCTGGGGACTGAAGCCCAGGCGCTGAACACCAGTGCACAACAGGTTGGAggaccattattttcatttttaacacacatacatttCTCTGTGGGCAAAGGACTTATTCCATTATTCTGTGATCTAATGTAATTCCACAGTCTTCCCACAAGGGGGCACCGCCACGTCACGGCCAGAGCCCATGGAAGAGACTCTTTGGACTCCACAAAGCTTCACAGAGCAAACATACTTTTATTCCTGTATGTCCTTTTATCTACAGTAATGTTTCTGCATCCCATACTAACAAAACACTAAAAAACTGAATGCAGGTCTTTTGTAAAATCAGGGACGATCAGCCACGCTGACTTTATTTTGTGCATCCCAAGGTGCACGCTTGAATATGAGGATCTCTCTGCATGTTTTCCATTCAAAACTTCTGTTCAGCAGCATCCACATTAACTGCAACCTCTGTTTTTTGTTCCAGTGTTATTAAGCTCTAGCTCAAGGCTAAGGAACTTTGCATGGCAGAAGAAATTCAAGATGCTACACCGCTGATGCATCTTGATCCAATGCACTTCTCAAGGTCTCTTGTCTGTTCTTGCATGCATTTATGAACGTTTCTTGTTTGTATTCATCGGTTCTCTTCATAGTGCGGCAATCACTTTAATCATGGTCAGttgctctttccctctctcttcaggCTGAGGCCAGGCATTTGGCTGGCCAGGCAAGCAGCGTGGAGAGGGAATGTTCCCGTCTGGAGCGGGACCTGGAGGAGGGCTCCCGCCGGCTGGCCATGGCCCACAACGAGATGCGGCGTTTGACCGATGAGCTGGAGTCCGCTCATTTGACCCAAAGAGCTTATGGTGAGATACAGTATGCTGTATTAATCAGCTACTTACAAGCAGACTGTGTCATTCTCAAAGAGATTTGTAAGTAGACTGCTGTCACCACTATCTCAGCGTTTCCTCTACTTTCTTTTATCATTAAATCAGCTCTGctagaaaagaaaacatcacaAACTTTCAGCACAATCCttaataaatattgtatatttacgaGCATTGTGAAGTTATTTCCCCATCATACAATATCCAAACAGACTCTGAACTGAAACTGAAGTTACCACCAACTTCCACTGCTTTAAACTGAAGAGGAAACATCTGTGTTTTTTAGAGCCTGAGCTGCAGGCAGCACAGCAGGAGGTAGAGCAACTCAGGCAGGAAGTACAAAAACTGAAGAAATATGGTGAGATTTCTATTTCATGTGTATTCTTTAAGCTGTTTCCAAAGAATTGCCGTATGTTATTGAGCTTACATTGGgtgtaaaaagaagaaaagatctGTGCTAGAGTCCCCACACAGCTCCGATTCATCTATTTTGTATACTTGCTTATCCAGGAGGTTATTTCAGGATGCACAGGGTGAGAGGCAAAGAACACCCCGGACATGGCACCAGTCTGTtacacatgtaaacaaacaccGTCACACTCATATTAAGACAATTTCCAGTTTCCATTTCACGTAACCTGCAGGGGCCAGATGTATAAACGATGTGTATGCACAAAAACCCATTGCGTACACCTTTTTCCACACGTAAACTGGTATTTGATGTATGTGGTatgtaagtagttttgtttatgTTAGTACCCGTGGGAGCAGAAATGAAGCTTGTGCATATGCACCCAGCTCCACAATGATTAATGATTTTTATGCATCTGGCCCCAGGTCTTCTTGTTGTGGTAGGAAACCCACACTAACAGTGGGTGAATATGCAAACTGCACACGAAAACAAACGCCCACCTGACTGAGCCACCTCGCTGCCCTAGATCTGATCTGcacaaaaacatttacatttttttgtttaatcatataaaaaagcactaaaaaaataaataaaaaataacttaaattatcAGTTTGTATTTTTAGTATGCAACATGTTAGAATACTCACAATCGACCAACATTTCACAGACAAGAATGCGTGATAACAGTGAAATGCTTTAACATGTATTATCTGTAATCTCATGAGTGCGTTATCTGACTTTACTTTAAAAGAAATGGTGGAACTGCGAAAGGCCAAAGAGCTGAACGATCGTCTGGACCTTGAGATCAGAGCCTTGAGGAGCCGGGTACGCACCCTGGATGCTGAGAAAGGCTCTCTGCAGCAGACGGTAAGATACCAGCTGGAATAAGGTATTTTATCAGTAAACATTATGCTGAGATAACACCACATCAAGAATttctattttcacattttttttttgcagcagacTTTTGAGCTCCAGTAACAGAATAAACTTACATTTATAGTTCTGATAGGAACCACGTCACATTATACGAGGGGTGGAACAAACTCCTAATTTTGCACTCATTTTGCAGATAAAGGCAGATATTTCAGTCTACCTTATTTCAGATTGTGGGCCCATATTAAAAGTGGAGGTAAATCATACTTTTAGGAGAGTGTGTGAGATGTGCATGTTGTAAAGCACACTTACTGCACAAAGAGCATAGTTGAGTGCTGTTGCCCTtttctactgtatgtttatGAGTCTAATTCAGGCAATATCACTGTCAAAGTAGTCAAACCCTTGTTCTTTGGTCCCGTACGCTTGTTAGCGCACTACCCATGATGACCAAACAATGGACCGATTGTTTAGAGATAATTCATTGTGTTTTAGCTGTTTGTTTAGCACAGTGTCTGTTCAGTGTGTACTGTATGGTGTAGACATACATCAATTCACTGATTGGGTACCATCCAGCAGATGCTGCGGTTTAACCACACGGCTTTCCTGTTTGCTCAACAAGCAAATGGGAAGTAGTATACAAACAACACCCTTATTTCTAGATTAGCTTCTGAGGAAGTcaatatttgaaaatgaaattataaatgttggctgtggtcTGAGACACATAATTgcatttttggttttatttgtgttttttattgtttttgtaaagtattttttttctcaagtgTCCTACAAATGTGTGCCACTGGTGTAGATAcagaaaaaatgacattttagtGTAATCATGTTACGGCACTGTAGATGTGctagttgattaattgatcaacagaaaatgaattggcaacaattttgataattgattcatttctttcaagcaaaaattaccaaaattagctgtttccagcttctcaaatgggaACATTCGTTTAGTTTctttgatttagtttttttaaacaatataggtaatattttggggttttggactgatggTTGAATATGTCAATTTGGGCTATGGGAAATTGTAATGGGCATTTTCACTACTTTCTGATATGtcatagaccaaatgattaattgattaatccagaaaataatcagcagatgaatGAGTAATGAAAATGAGTTGCAGCTCTaccgtactgtatgtgtattagTCTAAGGTGGTGTCTCAGCAGGAGAAGGTGGAGCGGCTGGAGTCGGCcctgcaggagcagcagcagctcctcactGTGCAGGTTCAGGCCAGCCGGGCTGAAGTAAGCCTCATTGTTTCACTGTGAAAACAAATAGCTGTTTTAGATGTTCAACAGCTACAATATAGTCTGTTCAAAGTCAAGTACTGATGAAAATCACATTTAACATTTAGAGACTCTTTATTTTTATGCTGTCAGTACAGCACATTATCCAGCAACAGTTATAAATTCAAAGTATCTCGTCTATAAAATCTTTCCACTCAGCCGAAATCTAATGTAGCAATAATCTGCTGCTATAAACGTAGGCAGGTTTTACAGGGCAACAATACTTTCTATTTATTGTCCTGTTAGATGTCTCATGAATGTGGTCTCATAAACCCTGGTCAGAGACACAGATGCGGTGTATGACACAttttaatatgtgttttttatatttttttcccaggtGGTTTCTCTGCAGAGGGAGGTGCAGCGTctggagaagcagcagcagctggttcATGCGAACCAGACAAATGACTTAGCTAAAGTAAGGCTGCATTCTCACCACATCAGGCGATGCGGTGATTCGCCGCAGAATTGTGCGCCGTTGTGCAGTAGGAGAATGACTCAATGGCCCTTTCACTGCGATAACTAACATCTTTTGTCACCGCAGCATGACATGAGGTTGGGTTTCTCCAAAAtttgattctgtttctacttttactttttagcCGCAGGCCATATGAACTAaccccattcaaaatgaattgGAGGAATTGCGTTTTTGCCGCACCAGCGGATGTGGTATGAATACAGCCTAAGTCCCTCTACACAGTACCCTGAGAATTACATCTGACACTGAAGCAGTCAGTCTTTTAACACTGAGCCGAATGTAACTCGGTGTCAAACAGCTACAGATCTTTATCACTATCACCATTATTTGTATGTAATTTAATGCCAGTTAAATGAAGAACACGATGAACCGCACACAGACCAGTTGGTGTCTAATTTCTAATAAATCACCAGTAAAAACCTCTTGTTCCTCAAAATCATTCAAAATGAGAACACCCAATAGATGCTTGTGCATGTTCGTGTTGAAAAAGTACCttcttgtttctcttttttttttttttttttagtctcaAGCAGAAGAGCTGTCACAGAGTAACCAGACCTGCAGAAACTTACAGGAAGAACTCACTGCTCAGAAAAGATGCCTTTTGGAAAAGGAGGAAACAGTGAGTACATACAAATAGCATCAGATTGCAAACTAATAGAAGTCAGCATGGATTGTTTGTACTGTATGgctttcaaacacacaacaacttGGCCCCGACTGCTCCATTTCAGCTCTCTCCCAAACAAATAAACTGATTACGTATGACGAAACTACCATCAGATGTCTCTTAATGATTATGAAGCATCCTCCAAGTGTTGTAAATCCAATCCCTTGGAGTAAGTCCTGAATATTTACCTAATTGTCTCTACGCCACTGACACTTTTTAATTTGTACAGTTTAACTTACCAGTGCACCGCGCTGTATATCACTTTAAGCCATCGATAACTTGAAATGTCAGTATAAGATATAGAATAGAATGAGACTGAAGACTAAATCACTGTATGTTTGGTGGCTGATGTGTGACAGAGTTTTTGTGTTAAATGATGTAGAGGTATTTGTTCTCTACTTTGtatgaaaatgtgtaaaaaatctTGAGAAAACTGAATTATTTCAGTTTGAGTGCAGTCAAGTTGAAAGATATGGATTATTGGCACATCATCACCTATTGGACGCTTTGGTGCTTGTGTACTCCCATCAGTCAAACCTCTAGAATGTGAACTTTGTGCTGAGACAGACGTTTGGTAACTACATCCACGTGCATAATGTTTCTCAGGTGGTGTCTCTGCAGAGGGAGGTGGAGCGGCTGGAGTCGGCCCTGCaggagcagcaacagcagctccTCACTGTGCAGGTTCAGGCCTACCACGCTAATGAGTTAGCTAAAGTACGTCTCACCGTACATATCCTTGGGCATTACATGAGTAGATTACATTTAGCTTTTACTGCTATCACCAAGTCAAACAGAGCAGAGCTGAATCAAACAGCAATTTGGTTCAATACAGTTTTTGGTAAACCTTCATGTGCATGACTCGGTCTTATTCTTGTAAACACAGTAGTCAAACACATCAGTATCAACAAACTTGACTCTATACATTTTCGGTTGATACATGTCTGAATGTTGATCTTGTTGTGTTTGCAGTCCCAGGCAACTGAATTGATTCAGAGCAATGAGATCTGCAGAGAGTTACAAAATAAGCTCAGCGCTCAGTCGAGATGTCTTTTGGAGACGGAGTCAGAAGTGAGTGACTGGAATTATTAAAAGATTATTGATAattacattaaaggtgctaaatgcgagattgtgagcatttctattgctacacatggctctcaacatgtgAAGGCTGAGCTGGCaactagcagctaacggtgctgacagtgaaaacaacggcaacggcgctgacagagctaacagttttGCTCTacacagcaaatagttgtttgctgctatattaatgttctggatatcgtgtagagcacctttaaagatgaATGAATTAACTGATTATTTTTTAAGAGAAATGGACTACAGTGGTCTTTGTTTCCTATAACGCAATGTCAAAACTTTCTCTTATCCTTTCAGATACATTCCCTAAAGCAGCAGCTGGATACTTCCCATAATGACCTGGACAATCTTGTATCTACCATCTGCACCAAAGAAAACAATCTTCAGGATCAAAAGTAGGACATTTTACCTCCCTATACACTATCCAGCAGctactgtgtgtgcatgccacCTCTCAGCGTCGTAGTAACACGTAGGTTAGTGaaggtttctgtgtgtgtttgaaggctGTGGAACCAAAAAGAGCAACAGTGTGAAAACACTCACTGTCAGCTGAAAGCTGATAAAGAGCTACAGACACAACTACAGCTGCTGCAGAACAAGGAAAACACTCTGCGTAAGGTAATTTCTTATCTATTTGAATATACTAGAGAATTGGTAATTCATTGTAGGACTGTCGACCAGCACTAAAGGGCAAAAACATATTGCCACCCATATTGCAGACAAAGCTATGTTCAAATCAATTAAAGTGAATGTGCCAGCTTGAGTTGTATAATGTATTACATGTACTCACTGTAACCTGTAATTATCGTCTCAGCTGATGTCTGTACTTTTGAACCGCAGAAGTGTCCTGATTATCAAGAAGCAGCGAAGACTCTGTTGGCCACCCAAGATGAGTGCGAGACACTCAAGAAGGAGATCTGTGAAACTCTTAAATGCCTCGACAAAGAGCGGAGGTAACAATATTGCCGTCAGCTGAAAAAATTCAACCCTGACAAACTACAAAGCCCAGTATAAGGCTCGATGAGACTGTGATTTTTGATTTTAGGTGATTGGTGATTTTAGCCAATAAGATATGTATGTGTGAACAAACACCAAAGACTTTCCTTCATCCTGTAGAGGACATTGAAAACTTTGACATTGATGGTAACATATGACAATGTCCCTTCATagcacaatataataataatatatgttgTATGGCTTTCTTTTGCCACAGCTAAATcaacatttaatataataacaagTAGAggtgcaacgattaatcgattagctgtcaactattttgataatcgattcaaTAATTTTTcaagaaataaaagtaaaaattctctgattccagcttcttaaatttgaatattttctggtttctttactcctctatgacagtaaactgaatatctttgagttgtggacaaaacaagacatttgaggacgtcatcttgggctttgggaaacactgatcgacattttttaacattttatagaccagacaactaatcgattaatcaagaaaataaggAACAGATTAAtcgtcaatgaaaataatcgttagaaGATAGAAATACAATTATTATGAATTAATTCTGTTTCTATGGTTGCAGCCATATTAACAAGTAATGTGTCATTTTGGTCCATCTCCTTACAGTAAATACCACgaaatgaaagaaaagcacAAGGTGAAACTGTGTCGAGCCAAACAGAAATGTGATGATGAAACGACATGGCGCGACGAGAAGATAAAACATCTAGAGCGAGAGCTGTCCTTGTGTTCCCATTCAGTAGCAAAGGTAAATCTGCAGCTTGATCCTACTTCAATCAATCCATGTTTGAGGTGTGGATGCTGGGTTTCAGTAATATGTTGTGATGGTGCTTTTGAATCAGTGGTAATGCTGAAAGTCCTCAGGAAACGCTGATTCATAGTGAAATTCCTGTATTGACGCATAAAGTTGATTATATGAAAATGGGTGATGAATTGAAGGAAttcaaattgtttttcatttgcaGGAAAAAGAGCTCACCATAAGCATTACTGAGGAAAATGAGAAACTACTTGTTGAGAGGAGAAGGCTACTACAGCAGCTAAATGAGGAGGAGCACAGCAAGAAAGACAGTCATCTAACAGCTTCTCTGTCCAAATGCAGGTACTTAACTTACACAGTCAGCACTTAACTGCATTAGCTGATTACTGCACATTTATCTAACGCGTGTTCATTGACGAAGAAGAGATGTTTGTTTCCATCTCAAGGGTGGATTTTCTCGAGATGGAAAACAAGAAACTAGGAAACAAAATACTCCACATGTCCCATCAGCTCGCTGTCCTGGAACGCAGCCTGCAAAACATGCAGTCACTCCACTTTGCCGAGGTACTGGCACTGTTTCCTTCCAAATTATACACAGGCTGTCATCTGGAGATGCTGCTGTTA containing:
- the si:dkey-264d12.5 gene encoding coiled-coil domain-containing protein 30 isoform X1; the protein is MDQPEEELQQIALWLSEEGLTPDAPKEAQLCLLWSALERTRSCLNSVSWDLDTQRSQHLAEMAEVRKSLEQIRIFTEHKDVLAQEIQDENDQLKDQLRHIISLQDSQISEVAKMLYQQGLTELIHSSPSEQVAYLLVERASLMETSEDPNNLTGDGNTARPLGTEAQALNTSAQQSSHKGAPPRHGQSPWKRLFGLHKASQSKHTFIPAEARHLAGQASSVERECSRLERDLEEGSRRLAMAHNEMRRLTDELESAHLTQRAYEPELQAAQQEVEQLRQEVQKLKKYEMVELRKAKELNDRLDLEIRALRSRVRTLDAEKGSLQQTVVSQQEKVERLESALQEQQQLLTVQVQASRAEVVSLQREVQRLEKQQQLVHANQTNDLAKSQAEELSQSNQTCRNLQEELTAQKRCLLEKEETVVSLQREVERLESALQEQQQQLLTVQVQAYHANELAKSQATELIQSNEICRELQNKLSAQSRCLLETESEIHSLKQQLDTSHNDLDNLVSTICTKENNLQDQKLWNQKEQQCENTHCQLKADKELQTQLQLLQNKENTLRKKCPDYQEAAKTLLATQDECETLKKEICETLKCLDKERSKYHEMKEKHKVKLCRAKQKCDDETTWRDEKIKHLERELSLCSHSVAKEKELTISITEENEKLLVERRRLLQQLNEEEHSKKDSHLTASLSKCRVDFLEMENKKLGNKILHMSHQLAVLERSLQNMQSLHFAEELKKTSNIMQVYKSLPVQTSSVTKPELCEIQGLLDDPQSKQTDVASSPHCFISGPPSRSAEMGYLNLTSAQGRPDPSAPPAAISSSDSLCS
- the si:dkey-264d12.5 gene encoding coiled-coil domain-containing protein 30 isoform X2 is translated as MDQPEEELQQIALWLSEEGLTPDAPKEAQLCLLWSALERTRSCLNSVSWDLDTQRSQHLAEMAEVRKSLEQIRIFTEHKDVLAQEIQDENDQLKDQLRHIISLQDSQISEVAKMLYQQGLTELIHSSPSEQVAYLLVERASLMETSEDPNNLTGDGNTARPLGTEAQALNTSAQQSSHKGAPPRHGQSPWKRLFGLHKASQSKHTFIPAEARHLAGQASSVERECSRLERDLEEGSRRLAMAHNEMRRLTDELESAHLTQRAYEPELQAAQQEVEQLRQEVQKLKKYEMVELRKAKELNDRLDLEIRALRSRVRTLDAEKGSLQQTVVSQQEKVERLESALQEQQQLLTVQVQASRAEVVSLQREVERLESALQEQQQQLLTVQVQAYHANELAKSQATELIQSNEICRELQNKLSAQSRCLLETESEIHSLKQQLDTSHNDLDNLVSTICTKENNLQDQKLWNQKEQQCENTHCQLKADKELQTQLQLLQNKENTLRKKCPDYQEAAKTLLATQDECETLKKEICETLKCLDKERSKYHEMKEKHKVKLCRAKQKCDDETTWRDEKIKHLERELSLCSHSVAKEKELTISITEENEKLLVERRRLLQQLNEEEHSKKDSHLTASLSKCRVDFLEMENKKLGNKILHMSHQLAVLERSLQNMQSLHFAEELKKTSNIMQVYKSLPVQTSSVTKPELCEIQGLLDDPQSKQTDVASSPHCFISGPPSRSAEMGYLNLTSAQGRPDPSAPPAAISSSDSLCS